Proteins encoded by one window of Modestobacter marinus:
- a CDS encoding heavy metal translocating P-type ATPase codes for MTVAQAPHSAPPSAARRPLLPGWAEVPEVRWAAASLAFFLAGGLVQLLDGPQFVAWALYLCCYGTGGWEPAWAGVTALRERTLDVDLLMVLAAIGALALGQVFDGALLIVIFATSGALETVATRRTAEAVRGLTDLTPEQATVLADGREREVAVADLAVGDVVLVRPGEQVPADGTVLDGGSDVDQASITGEPLPVDKAPGDEVWAGTANGTGALTVRVDRPAADAVVARIASLVDEASATKARTQLFIEKVEQRYSVGVVVATLAVFGVPQLLGEPVREALLRAMTFMIVASPCAIVLSTMPPLLSAIATASRHGVLVRSAVVLERLGVTTVVGLDKTGTLTDGTPAVVAVRPLPGRTADELLALAAAAEGPSEHPIGRAIVAAARRPLDRAEDFRAAVGSGVSATVAGRQVTVAAPTPADGAVAALVTEEQAAGRTAVVVGVDGRPAGVLALADRVRPEAAAAVAALRRQTGTEPVLLTGDNAGAARSLADQVGLVDVRPGLLPEDKAAAVTELQRAGHRVTLLGDGVNDAPALATADVGVAMGGIGSDLALRSADVIVVRDDLAALPTVIALARRARRLVVQNLVIAGTVITVLVAWDLFGSLPLPLGVAGHEGSTVLVALNGLRLLRSSAWQAAAREAAGDPPGQRPVRTSPAATPSSTSPAAGTATSHGARSR; via the coding sequence GTGACCGTCGCGCAGGCCCCGCACTCCGCCCCGCCCTCCGCTGCTCGACGACCTCTGCTGCCCGGCTGGGCCGAGGTGCCCGAGGTCCGCTGGGCCGCGGCGTCGCTCGCGTTCTTCCTGGCCGGTGGGCTCGTGCAGCTGCTGGACGGGCCGCAGTTCGTGGCGTGGGCCCTGTACCTCTGCTGTTACGGCACCGGCGGGTGGGAGCCGGCCTGGGCCGGGGTCACCGCGCTGCGCGAGCGCACCCTGGACGTCGACCTGCTCATGGTGCTGGCCGCGATCGGCGCGCTGGCGCTGGGTCAGGTGTTCGACGGCGCGCTGCTCATCGTCATCTTCGCCACCTCCGGCGCGCTGGAGACCGTGGCCACCCGGCGCACCGCCGAGGCGGTCCGGGGCCTCACCGACCTGACCCCCGAGCAGGCCACCGTGCTGGCCGACGGGCGGGAGCGGGAGGTCGCGGTCGCCGACCTCGCGGTCGGCGACGTGGTGCTGGTCCGCCCCGGCGAGCAGGTGCCGGCCGACGGCACCGTGCTCGACGGCGGCTCCGACGTCGACCAGGCCTCGATCACCGGCGAGCCGCTGCCGGTGGACAAGGCGCCCGGCGACGAGGTCTGGGCCGGCACGGCCAACGGCACGGGAGCGCTCACCGTCCGGGTCGACCGGCCGGCGGCCGACGCCGTCGTCGCCCGGATCGCCTCGCTCGTCGACGAGGCCAGCGCGACCAAGGCCCGCACCCAGCTGTTCATCGAGAAGGTCGAGCAGCGTTACTCGGTGGGCGTCGTCGTCGCCACCCTCGCCGTCTTCGGCGTGCCCCAGTTGCTGGGCGAGCCGGTGCGGGAGGCACTGCTGCGCGCGATGACCTTCATGATCGTCGCCTCACCGTGCGCGATCGTGCTGTCCACGATGCCGCCGCTGCTGTCGGCCATCGCCACGGCCAGCCGGCACGGCGTGCTGGTGCGCTCGGCGGTGGTGCTGGAGCGGCTCGGGGTGACCACGGTGGTGGGTCTGGACAAGACCGGCACGCTCACCGACGGCACGCCCGCGGTGGTCGCCGTCCGGCCGCTGCCGGGCCGTACCGCCGACGAGCTGCTCGCCCTGGCCGCCGCCGCCGAGGGGCCCAGCGAGCACCCGATCGGCCGCGCGATCGTCGCGGCAGCCCGTCGGCCGCTGGACCGGGCCGAGGACTTCCGGGCCGCGGTCGGTTCCGGGGTGAGCGCCACCGTCGCCGGCCGGCAGGTCACCGTGGCCGCCCCGACGCCGGCGGACGGCGCGGTCGCGGCCCTGGTCACGGAGGAGCAGGCCGCCGGCCGCACCGCCGTCGTCGTCGGCGTCGACGGCCGCCCGGCCGGCGTGCTCGCCCTCGCCGACCGGGTGAGGCCCGAGGCCGCGGCCGCCGTGGCCGCACTGCGGCGGCAGACCGGGACCGAGCCGGTGCTGCTCACCGGCGACAACGCCGGAGCCGCTCGGAGCCTGGCCGACCAGGTGGGGCTGGTCGACGTCCGGCCGGGGCTGCTGCCGGAGGACAAGGCCGCCGCGGTCACCGAACTGCAGCGGGCCGGGCACCGGGTCACGCTGCTCGGCGACGGGGTGAACGACGCCCCCGCGCTGGCCACCGCGGACGTCGGGGTGGCGATGGGCGGGATCGGGTCGGACCTGGCGCTGCGCAGCGCGGACGTGATCGTCGTCCGGGACGACCTGGCGGCGCTGCCCACGGTGATCGCACTGGCCCGTCGGGCCCGGCGGCTGGTGGTGCAGAACCTGGTCATCGCCGGCACGGTGATCACGGTCCTGGTCGCCTGGGACCTGTTCGGCTCCCTGCCGCTGCCGCTGGGCGTCGCCGGGCACGAGGGGTCGACGGTGCTGGTCGCCCTCAACGGCCTGCGGCTGCTGCGCTCCTCGGCCTGGCAGGCCGCCGCCCGGGAGGCCGCCGGCGACCCGCCCGGTCAGCGGCCGGTGCGGACCAGCCCGGCGGCCACCCCGAGCAGCACCAGCCCGGCCGCAGGCACCGCGACCAGCCACGGCGCCCGCTCCAGGTAG